A portion of the Homalodisca vitripennis isolate AUS2020 chromosome 2, UT_GWSS_2.1, whole genome shotgun sequence genome contains these proteins:
- the LOC124354471 gene encoding trypsin-7-like, protein MNTYSGLIVLLSLAVPCLLVPLPKEHSGGIAIVNPGHTDIRTHSYTVAILTGMDLLGGGVLVKQNWVLTAASVVHGFKKEDIVVRVGSNSGYYDGHLRNVSRIIEYPDYSTNQSYNLALLKLDRPVFYRVAAHISYLARVPFQDDRSYGNLTGYGQETYDVTEYTNGPQLQIIGMELYSSSYCNHNFWSMSVPNIQFCAYANDSGPCFGDVGDPLVKCVRPSQCELLGIYTGVNICQYNTPSTYMDIGQFYGWIQKNIGSKRTWSRT, encoded by the exons ATGAATACGTATTCGGGACTTATCGTATTGTTATCATTAGCAG TGCCATGTCTACTTGTGCCGCTGCCCAAGGAGCACTCAGGAGGTATAGCTATCGTAAACCCTGGTCACACAGACATACGAACCCACTCTTACACG GTGGCAATCCTGACGGGCATGGATCTCTTGGGGGGAGGAGTACTTGTCAAACAGAATTGGGTCCTTACAGCTGCATCTGTTGTCCATGG TTTTAAAAAGGAAGACATTGTGGTGCGTGTGGGCAGCAACAGCGGCTACTACGATGGTCACCTACGAAACGTTAGTCGCATCATAGAATACCCCGATTACTCGACCAACCAGAGCTACAATCTCGCACTGTTGAAGCTGGACCGCCCCGTGTTCTACAGGGTGGCTGCCCACATCTCCTACCTGGCTAGGGTGCCCTTCCAGGATGACCGGAGTTATGGAAATCTCACCGGATACGGCCAGGAGACCTATGATGTTACG GAATACACCAATGGCCCTCAGCTGCAAATCATCGGTATGGAACTTTATTCTTCCTCTTACTGCAATCACAACTTCTGGTCGATGTCTGTACCCAATATCCAGTTTTGTGCATACGCTAACGACAGTGGACCTTGCTTT GGAGATGTTGGCGACCCATTAGTAAAGTGTGTGAGACCATCCCAGTGCGAACTGCTTGGAATATATACGGGAGTGAACATTTGTCAATACAACACACCTTCCACGTACATGGACATTGGGCAGTTCTACGGCTGGATACAGAAGAATATAGGCTCCAAGAGAACGTGGAGTAGGACTTAA